A window of the Alnus glutinosa chromosome 4, dhAlnGlut1.1, whole genome shotgun sequence genome harbors these coding sequences:
- the LOC133866256 gene encoding wall-associated receptor kinase 2-like, with the protein MALRELLLQLVLLLLGAIVLAASEPYSNCSRTCGSLHIPYPFGTSEGCYLDPSFLITCNDSTLFLGPSYESLEVSYESLEVLNVSLEGEIRVLSHIVRDCPSEPEYDFRNSNYQFPLQKHFLISHTKNKFFVVGCDTIAVVIAGTLAEPEEYIAGCASLCDSNQSDGNGSCTGTGTGCCQTSIQKETSTFLVTAWNSTDHSAVRNVNTCGFIFVAEEKAYDFSSDLENLQNRQTVPVVLDWAVGNKTCPDAKKKSTSYACKAENSKCYNSTHGPGYRCECCPGYEGNAYLSNGCKDIDECKENPKPCNKTCENIPGSFKCSCPKGYEGDGRTNGTGCSPIVSQSSSIAIDLVSGIGISLSILLVGGSWIYWGLKRRNLIKLKEKLFQQNGGLMLQQLLSNYTGSVERAKIFSTEELKRATNNYDESMILGQGGNGIVYKGVLPGNKVVAIKKSKGFDQSQTKQFVNEVVLLTQINHRNVVKLLGCCLETEVPLLVYEFITNGTLFYHIHDKSHSSQLSWENRLKIAVETAGALAYLHSEASMPIIHRDVKTANILLDDNLTAKVADFGASRQISLDQAQVTTLVQGTYGYLDPEYFHTGQLTEKSDVYSFGVVLAELLTGKKVVFFDGTGSNKNLSMSFVSTVKEDRVLQILDSHIINEDNIEELKEVANLVKMCLSVSGEERPSMKEVAMELEGLRIMKKNPQRKANLYTEETEYLLTEPAHSFSIDVGTSTTAGYDSIRILKPPDGGR; encoded by the exons ATGGCTTTGCGTGAATTACTTTTGCAACTTGTACTACTGCTACTTGGGGCCATAGTTTTAGCAGCATCAGAACCCTATTCAAACTGCAGCAGAACATGTGGATCGCTTCATATTCCGTATCCATTTGGAACAAGCGAGGGCTGTTATCTCGATCCATCTTTTCTCATCACTTGTAATGACTCAACGCTATTTCTGGGCCCCAGTTATGAATCTTTAGAGGTCAGTTATGAATCTTTAGAGGTCCTAAACGTATCACTGGAGGGTGAAATTCGAGTCTTAAGCCACATAGTCCGTGATTGCCCCAGCGAGCCCGAGTATGACTTCAGAAACAGCAATTACCAGTTCCCTTTGCAAAAGCACTTTCTCATCTCACATACGAAGAACAAGTTCTTTGTAGTCGGTTGCGACACTATTGCGGTTGTTATAGCTGGGACATTGGCAGAGCCCGAGGAGTACATTGCTGGATGCGCTTCACTCTGTGACAGTAATCAGAGTGATGGTAACGGGTCCTGCACTGGCACTGGCACTGGTTGTTGCCAGACTTCTATCCAAAAAGAGACGAGTACTTTTCTTGTGACTGCTTGGAACTCGACCGATCACTCCGCAGTACGCAACGTCAATACATGTGGCTTCATTTTTGTAGCGGAAGAAAAAGCATATGACTTTTCCTCAGATCTTGAAAATTTACAGAACAGACAGACTGTTCCTGTGGTGCTTGATTGGGCAGTTGGGAATAAGACATGCCCAGATGCTAAGAAAAAGTCGACAAGCTATGCATGTAAGGCAGAGAATAGCAAGTGTTACAACTCCACCCACGGTCCAGGTTATCGTTGCGAATGCTGCCCAGGTTATGAAGGGAACGCATACCTCTCTAATGGTTGCAAAG ATATTGATGAGTGCAAAGAAAATCCAAAGCCCTGCAACAAGACATGTGAAAACATTCCGGGGAGTTTCAAATGTAGTTGTCCCAAGGGGTACGAAGGTGATGGGAGGACAAATGGGACAGGGTGCAGTCCTATAGTCAGCCAATCTAGTAGTATCGCTATTGATCTgg TTTCAGGAATTGGCATAAGCCTCTCAATATTGCTCGTTGGAGGTTCTTGGATATATTGGGGACTGAAAAGAAGAAATCTCATCAAGCTCAAGGAGAAACTATTCCAACAAAATGGTGGCTTAATGTTACAACAACTACTCTCGAACTACACAGGCTCTGTAGAGCGAGCAAAAATTTTTAGTACAGAAGAGCTTAAAAGAGCGACTAACAACTACGACGAGAGTATGATTCTTGGCCAAGGTGGCAATGGAATTGTTTACAAAGGAGTGTTACCTGGTAACAAAGTGGTTGCTATTAAGAAGTCCAAAGGTTTTGATCAAAGCCAAACCAAGCAATTCGTAAATGAGGTGGTTTTACTTACCCAAATCAACCATAGGAATGTAGTTAAGCTATTAGGGTGTTGTCTTGAAACAGAAGTGCCCTTATTAGTTTATGAATTCATCACAAATGGGACCCTCTTTTACCACATTCATGATAAAAGTCACTCATCCCAACTCTCGTGGGAAAATCGTCTCAAGATAGCAGTAGAAACTGCTGGAGCACTTGCATACTTACACTCTGAAGCATCTATGCCAATTATTCATAGAGATGTAAAAACAGCAAATATACTTTTAGATGATAATCTCACTGCAAAAGTTGCTGACTTTGGAGCTTCAAGGCAAATTTCTCTTGATCAAGCACAAGTAACCACTTTGGTGCAGGGAACTTACGGGTACTTGGACCCAGAATATTTTCATACTGGCCAACTAACAGAAAAAAGTGATGTCTACAGCTTTGGTGTTGTTTTGGCAGAGCTATTGACAGGGAAGAAGGTAGTTTTTTTCGATGGGACAGGAAGTAATAAAAATCTTTCTATGTCATTTGTTTCTACCGTGAAAGAGGATCGTGTACTGCAAATTCTTGATAGTCACATTATAAATGAGGATAATATTGAGGAATTAAAGGAAGTGGCCAATCTTGTAAAAATGTGCTTAAGTGTAAGCGGGGAGGAAAGGCCCTCTATGAAGGAAGTGGCAATGGAGTTGGAGGGTTTGAGAATTATGAAAAAGAATCCACAAAGAAAGGCCAATCTCTATACAGAAGAGACTGAGTACTTGCTCACTGAACCTGCACACTCTTTTAGCATTGATGTTGGCACTAGCACAACTGCTGGGTACGATAGCATAAGAATATTGAAACCACCGGATGGTGGCAGATAG